From the genome of Burkholderia pyrrocinia:
GAACAGGCGCGCCTCGAAGCACGCGTTGAACGGTTCGGCGCATGCAGGGATGCGCTCGACGTATGGCGCGTGCTCGGTGCGGACGCGCCGGAAGCGATTCCCGGGATGCCCGACGATGCGTTCGCGAAACTCGCCGACCAGTTACAGGAGCCCCAGCATGACGCTCGATGAAGTCCTGAATTCGCTGTTTCCAAAAGGCCATTCGATCGCGCGCACCGGCGGCCTGCTGACGGGCCACGCGGAACTGGCCGGCACGCGCGTCGACGTGATCGGCGTCGCCGACCGATTACCGTTCGGCATCGACGAGGCGCTGACGCTTGCATCGTGCGTGCTCGACACGATCGCGCGCGGCGGCGACACGCCGATCCTCGTGCTCGTCGACAGCGACAGCCAGCGGATGAGCAAGCGCGACGAACTGCTCGGCCTGAACGAAGGGCTGTCGCATCTCGCGAAGTGCCTGATGCACGCGGATCTCGCCGGGCACCGGACGATCGGCGTGCTGTACGGCCACACGGCCGCGGGCGCGTTCATCGCGACCGCGCTCGCGACGCGCACGCTGCTCGCCGTGCCGGGCGCCGAACCGGAGGTGATGGACCTGCCGTCGATGTCGCGCGTGACCAAGCTGCCGATCGACGTGCTGAAGGAGATGGCGCGCTCGACGCCCGTGTTCGCGCCCGGGCTCGACAACCTCGTGAAGATGGGCGCCGTCGATGCCGTGCTCGACCCGGCCCGCGCGCTCGATGCGCAGGTCGGCGAATGGCTCGGCAAGGCGGCCGACCGCATCGACCGGCGCGCGGCGCGCGGCCGGCCGGTCGCGACCGACGTCGCGCGGCGCGTCGAGGAACTCGCGCGTGCCGCACGCTGAGATGCCGCTGCGCCGCCACACGCTCGTCACGCTGACGGCGGCGGGGTGGGGCGCGGCATTCGCGCGCGATCCCGCGCTTGCGGCCGATCCGCTCGTGCGTGCGTGGGCCGAACGCGGCTGGCCGCTGATCGTGCGCCGCGCGTCGCCCGACGAGGCCGATGCCGGCCGCGTGCCGCTCGGCATGCCGCTGCCGCCTGCCGCGGGCAAGCGGCGCATCGCGCTGAACGTTGCCGCCGACGCGCTCGCGACGGTCGGCCCGCTGCCCGCACTGGCCGACGTGCTCGCCGCCGCGCCCGATGCGTGGCACGCACCGTTGCGCGAGCTCGATGCGCTCGGTGCGCGCTGCGGCGTGCAGGGCCGCGTGTTCGGCAGCCTCGCGTGGCAGGCGCTGACGGGCGAGCGATACCTGGGCGCGTCGTCCGATCTCGACATCGTGTTTCCGCTGCCGACTGCCGCGTCGCTCGCACCGCTGCTCGACGGCCTCGCGGCGATCGACGCGCGCGCGCCGATGCGCATCGACGGCGAACTGCTGCGCGACGACGGCGCGGGCGTCAACTGGCGCGAACTGCACGCGCGGCTGCCCGAAGTCGCGGTCAAGACCGCGATCGCCGTCGAACTGATGCCTGCCGGCGCATTCACCGGAGACGCGCGATGAGCGCATGGGCTGCCTGCCGCGTACCGGCGCCGTCCGCTGCCGAGCGCGTCGCAGAGCTGGCCGAGCGCAGTCTCGTGCTCGAGATCGACACCTATCCGAAGCCGGGGCTGGTCAGCCACGTCGACACCGGCAGCCATTCGGACATGGATGCCGCGATGTTCGCGCGCAGCGCCGCCGTGCTGCGGCCGTACTTCGCGGAACTCGCCGATGCGGGCGCGCGCGACGCGGACATGGCCGTGCTGCGCAAGATCGGCCTGCGTGCCGAGCACGCGATGCTCGCCGCGACCGGCGGCGTCAATACGCATCGCGGCGCGATCTTCGGGCTCGGGCTGCTGTGCGCGGCCGCGGGCCGGCGTGCGACGCCGGGGGCAGTGCCCGGCGGAATGACGCTCGGCGCGTTCGTTTCCCGCCGCTGGGGCACCGATATTCTCGGCGGCCCGCGCTTGCCGGACAGCCACGGCGAGCGCGCGAGCCGACGCTACGGCGTCGGCGGCGCGCGTCGCGAGGCGGCCGACGGTTTCACGACCGTGTACGCGATCGGGCTGCCCGCGCTGCGCCGCGCGAAGCGCGACCTGCCCGACGACCCGGAAGCCGCGCGCGTCGCAGCGTGCTTCGCGCTGATCGCCGCGCTCGACGATACGAACCTGCTGCACCGGGGCGGGCAGGCCGGCCTCGAGTTCGCGCGGGCGACCGCACGCGCGTTCGTTGCACGCGGTGGCGTGCGCGCGCGCGACTGGCGACTGCGCGCGGCTGCCGCGCATCGTGCGTTCGTTGCGCGCCGGCTAAGCCCGGGCGGCGCGGCCGACCTGCTCGCGATGAGCGTATTCGTCGATGCGCTCGAAGCCGACGGGGACGCGCGATGACGCTGGCGATCCTCTGTTCGGGACAAGGCGCGCAGCGCGCCGACATGTTCGACCTGACGGGCGCGGCGCCGCAGGCCGATGCGTTGTTCGCGCACGCGGGCCGGCTGCTCGGCGACGATCCGCGCGCATGGGTCCGGCAGGCCGGACCGGACGCGCTGCGCGAGAACCGCGCCGCGCAGATCCTCTGCACGGTCCAGGCGCTTGCGGCGGCCGCGCTGCTCGACGCGGCATGGCCGCGCCGGCGCTGCGTCGCGGGCTACAGCGTCGGCGAAGTCGCGTCGTGGAGCGTCGCGGGGATGGTCGATCCGCACGACGCGCTCGACCTGGCCGACGCACGCGCACGCGCGATGGATGCGGCGAGCGGCGGCGACGAGCGGATGGTGTTCGTGCGCGGCCTGACGCGCGCGCAGCTTGCGCAGTTGTGCGACGGCCGCGACGCGGCGATCGCGATCGCGAACCCCGGCGACGCCTTCGTGGTCGCGGGGCGGCAGGCCGATGTCGATGCGGTGGCCGACGACGCGGCGCGCGCCGGTGCGCTGCGCGTCGCGCCCGTGTGCGTGCGGATCGCGGCGCACACGCGCCGGCTCGCAGCGGCCGTGCCGGCGTTTCGCGCGTCGCTTGCCGCGGTGCGCGCGCGCCGGCCGCTGCCCGGTACGCGGCTGTTTTCGGGCCTCGACGGCGCGTCGGTGCTCGACGTCGACACGGGCCTCGACAAGCTTGCCCGGCAGATCGCCGAGCCGGTCGAGTGGGCGGCCTGTCTTGCCGCCTGCGTGGAGGCCGGCGCGACCGCGTTCCTCGAACTCGGCCCCGGGCGGGCGCTGGCCGAAATGGCAGGCGGTGCATATCCCGCGCTGCCGGCGCGCAGCCTTGCGGATTTTCGTTCCGTCGATGGTGTGACGAGCTGGCTCGCGCGCGTCGCGGCCGGCTGACCGCCGCCCCGAAAAACGGCCTGAAACACACCTGCCGGGCATCCGTTCCGCACTGTGTGTTGCGCCGGCGCCGCAGCGTCGCAGCCGGCGCTTGCCACGCGAATTGGCGTCGCTACAATGGCGCCCGCCATGAGACCAGCCGCCTTCCTTCTCGCCGCGCTTTGCTGCGCGGCGAGTGCCCACGCCAGCCAGATTCCGTCCGACGCCGCATCGGTCGGCACGTACTTTTCGTATGACAACGCGGCGGCCGACGCGACCGTCGACCTGATCGAACAGGCGCAGCGCCGCGTGCTGCTGGCCGGCTACACGCATGTGCCGCCCGCCGTCGCGAGCGCGCTGCGCGCGGCCCGTGGGCGGGGCGTCGAGGTGCGCGTCGTGCTGGTGCGCTCGCCGCGCGCGGGCAAGACCAGCGGCGCGGGGTATCTGAAATCCGCTGGCATCGACGTGGCGATTGATTCCCGGCAAGGCGATCCCGCGCCGCGCTTCGTGATCGTCGACGACAGCGTCGCGCTGACGACGCTGTCCGACGGCGCGGCCGCGCGTGCCGAGACGGTGAACGTGTTCCAGCGCGCGCCCGAGCTCGCGCAATCCTACGCGCAGTCGTTCTGGCGGCTGTACCGGCAGGCCGGCGGCCTCTGACCCCTACCTTCTGCGCCCGCGCGCGCCGGTGTGACCCTGCTTGCATCGGCGCTGCCGATGAACCATGCTCGTTGACAAGGGCCGGCGCGGGTTTCGCGCATCCGGCGCAACGGCAGGGAGCCGATCGTGACCGAGTGTTTTACCGATCGCGCCGATGCGGGCCGCCAGTTGGCCGGCGCGCTGAGCGACTACGCGGGGCGTAGCGATGTCGTCGTGCTCGCGTTGCCGCGCGGCGGCGTGCCCGTCGCGTATCCGGTCGCGTGCGCGCTGCGCGCGCCGCTCGACGTGCTGGTCGTGCGCAAGCTCGGTGTGCCGAACGACCCCGAGCTCGCGATGGGCGCGATTGCAACCGGCGGCGCGATGCATCTGCAACGTTCGGTGATCCGCTCGATGGGCGTGACCGACGCACAGCTCGCCGACGTGATCGTGCGCGA
Proteins encoded in this window:
- the mdcE gene encoding biotin-independent malonate decarboxylase subunit gamma; translated protein: MTLDEVLNSLFPKGHSIARTGGLLTGHAELAGTRVDVIGVADRLPFGIDEALTLASCVLDTIARGGDTPILVLVDSDSQRMSKRDELLGLNEGLSHLAKCLMHADLAGHRTIGVLYGHTAAGAFIATALATRTLLAVPGAEPEVMDLPSMSRVTKLPIDVLKEMARSTPVFAPGLDNLVKMGAVDAVLDPARALDAQVGEWLGKAADRIDRRAARGRPVATDVARRVEELARAAR
- the mdcG gene encoding malonate decarboxylase holo-[acyl-carrier-protein] synthase, with the translated sequence MPHAEMPLRRHTLVTLTAAGWGAAFARDPALAADPLVRAWAERGWPLIVRRASPDEADAGRVPLGMPLPPAAGKRRIALNVAADALATVGPLPALADVLAAAPDAWHAPLRELDALGARCGVQGRVFGSLAWQALTGERYLGASSDLDIVFPLPTAASLAPLLDGLAAIDARAPMRIDGELLRDDGAGVNWRELHARLPEVAVKTAIAVELMPAGAFTGDAR
- the mdcB gene encoding triphosphoribosyl-dephospho-CoA synthase MdcB, translating into MSAWAACRVPAPSAAERVAELAERSLVLEIDTYPKPGLVSHVDTGSHSDMDAAMFARSAAVLRPYFAELADAGARDADMAVLRKIGLRAEHAMLAATGGVNTHRGAIFGLGLLCAAAGRRATPGAVPGGMTLGAFVSRRWGTDILGGPRLPDSHGERASRRYGVGGARREAADGFTTVYAIGLPALRRAKRDLPDDPEAARVAACFALIAALDDTNLLHRGGQAGLEFARATARAFVARGGVRARDWRLRAAAAHRAFVARRLSPGGAADLLAMSVFVDALEADGDAR
- a CDS encoding acyltransferase domain-containing protein; its protein translation is MTLAILCSGQGAQRADMFDLTGAAPQADALFAHAGRLLGDDPRAWVRQAGPDALRENRAAQILCTVQALAAAALLDAAWPRRRCVAGYSVGEVASWSVAGMVDPHDALDLADARARAMDAASGGDERMVFVRGLTRAQLAQLCDGRDAAIAIANPGDAFVVAGRQADVDAVADDAARAGALRVAPVCVRIAAHTRRLAAAVPAFRASLAAVRARRPLPGTRLFSGLDGASVLDVDTGLDKLARQIAEPVEWAACLAACVEAGATAFLELGPGRALAEMAGGAYPALPARSLADFRSVDGVTSWLARVAAG
- a CDS encoding phospholipase D-like domain-containing protein, with the protein product MAPAMRPAAFLLAALCCAASAHASQIPSDAASVGTYFSYDNAAADATVDLIEQAQRRVLLAGYTHVPPAVASALRAARGRGVEVRVVLVRSPRAGKTSGAGYLKSAGIDVAIDSRQGDPAPRFVIVDDSVALTTLSDGAAARAETVNVFQRAPELAQSYAQSFWRLYRQAGGL